tctccttgttataggttaggttgaggagagtggcggtgtggggaaatttggcaaggttggcgtcatggtcctgctgatcgtggccgcatatggtgacattgtccaggtgcgggaaagtggcccgcagtccgtaccagtcaaccattcagtccatctcccgttggaagaccgagaccccgttagtgacgccaaagggaacgctaagaaagtggtaaaggtggccacctgcctcgaaggctgtgtatgggcggtccgccttgcggatggggagctggtggtaggcagatttcaggcccacagttgagaagacccggtactgtgcaatctgattgaccatatgagatatgcgtgggagggggtacacgtcgagctgcgtgtaccgattgatggtctggctgtagtcaacgactatcctgtgtttctccccagttttaacgactaccacttgggctcttcaggggctattgctggcatcgatgatgccctcccgaaacagtcactggacttcggacctgatgaaggtcctgtcctgggcgctgtactgtctgctcctggtggcgacagattTACAATCCGGAGTTAGGTTTGCAAATAGGGGAGGTGGGTCGAccgttagggtcgcgaggccgcacacagtaaggggtggtaggggcctgccccatttcagtgttaggctctggaggttgcactggaagtagcagggcagcgcagaggttaggaaggacgtagagacggaagccgctgaactccacgccttggacagtgagagtggcgatgcaacacctccggatcgccacggagtgggacccggaggccagggagattctctggttaacggGATGtagcgcgagggagcagcaccttaccatatcggggtgaatgaagctctcggtgctcccggagtccagcaggcaggagatcgtgtgcccatcgaccttcactttggttgaagcagttgcaaggttgtgtggacgagactgcggAAAGCGGATAGATCCAAGTGTACTTTGTCCTGAGATGATCCCACTCGTATCAGTTAACCACTCTAACGGTTGTGTGTTGAAAATGTAGGATCCCTTTGAGTGATGTGCACTCTCTCCTAATTATGATCCAAATTCTTGGAGGATGTTTCTTTTTGCGaccgtgaccgaggcgagatgcggctggtcatcggtggttgcgggcgatgagcagcTGGTTGAGGTGccggatgggcaggggtcctgggggggaacacgatggcggcacccacgggccgcacgtgcgtGGGGAAAACAAGATAGTGGCGCCCATTGGTCCTGGGGGGAACAGatcgcggcgcccacgggctgcacgtgtcgtggggaaaagaagatggtggcgcccgttggtcccgggggggaaacaagatggcggcacccacgggccgcacgtgtcgtgggcaaaacaagatggtggcacccgttGGTCCtggggggaacaagatggcggcacccttaggccgcacgtggtctgaggaggggaaaatggcggcgcccactgtccgcACGTGGCGGGTGCCGGAACAATAGtggcaattgagcgggcctggcacactgcagcaaaatgattggttggctgccgcgtggcacaggcgtggggttggctgagggcgttcGCTGATAGGGACcatgatggggcggccgtctgcggagtccatgatgcacaggggggggtgggCCGCTCGGCCGGGTGCATAGGCTGGACGTTGCATAAAGCGACCGTGagtgagagcgctagctttttggtttctgcgaggtcgagcgtggaccgttctaaaaggcgctggcggatgtgatcggcccctatgcccgtaacaaatgcatctctcatgagcaagttcgagtgttccatgGACGAGACGGCCTGACAGTAACAGTCTCTAACGAGGGGAAcccgggcacgccagaaatcttccactgactcaccaggaagttgacgacacgtggagaggaggtgcctggcgtatagtgtgTTCGGccgctgagcatagttttccttcagtagcgccatggcttctgcgtcGGTCGGcgagtcctggataagtggaaagacattggagctcagccgcgtgtaaaggatctggatcttctgtggttctgggattggggctggcgcagacccgatgtaagcttcgacacaggctagccagtgttgatactcctttttggtgttgtctgcttgcggacacagctgcaggcgatccggcttgatgcggaggtccatcttctgaaaacttagtgtaataaattggtgcacgatcaattacacaaagacgagagttggatgcaatcaaggctttactacactaagatgtgtggcctcctacagcagctggcgaaatggctgctgtactgggtgcacacatatttacactccgcctactgggcggagccagtaggcagggaactacccccatacctgtagtacagggcctcaccATAAAGCATCTACATCGACATCCTCGATATACAATATATacttcagtggtgactaccacgaaagcctccacatccttttggtaatgtggtgaccagaattgtaggcaatattccacgtgtggcctaactaaggttctgtacagctgcagcatgacttgccaatttttatactcaatgccccgaccaatgaaaacAAGCATgtcgtctgccttcttagctccttatccacctgcgttgccactttcagtgatctgtttattgtaatttcccaatctaccacagacaacttgcccctcataccgtgACAGTTTctttctgcgagaaacacccagataaattaggcaaaagaaccatgtaaccaccatagcccatcttcatggcaacatggctgctttgggaactaaatatcttccaacgtgcaaacaccttttcattctgtgctcctcgtcaaacttggaaccaggtaatcgcaacgaggctcaaaaatggtcagcccaccggaggcagaggtgttagaccggccagtccagcagaaagaaaccctccaatcatcaccattcaccagatgtcagaatgaacaaaatgcagtcctggatgtcagtgagagcagaaacaataacaacggagccaacatctgtaatttattgtgaacttgttggagtcacaacaggtgcgatgaatcacaaaacccctccccacattgagcgcagatgaatggtctctccccagaattaacttgcTGGTGTCTCCGGAGTTGggtcggatcattgaatgtctcccctgctcagagcaggagaatggcttcttccaggtgtgaactcgctagtgttcctgcagggtgtccggatatctgaatcccttctctcactaagagcatgttaacgccttctccccggtgtgaactcgctggtgtctctgcaggttggataaccgagtgaatcccttctcacacacagagcaggtgaacggcctctccccagtgtgaactcgctggtgtctccgcaggctcgatgaagtagtgaatcccttctcacactgagagcaggtgaatggcctctccccagtgtgaactcgctgatgtatccgcaggttggataactgagcgaatcccttctcacactgagagcaggtgaacggcctctccccactgtgatctcgatggtgtctctgcaggctcgatgaagtagtgaatcccttctcacactgagagcaggcgaatggcttctcccccgtgtgaactcgctgatgtatccgcaggttggataactgagcgaatcccttctcacactgagagcaggtgaacggcctctccccagtgtgaattcgctggtgtgtctgcaggacggataactgagtgaatcccttctcacactgagagcaggtgaacggcctccccccagtgtgaactcgctggtgtgtctgcaggctggataaccgactgaatcccttctcacactgagagcaagtgaacggcctctccccagtgtgaactcgctggtgtgtcagcaggctcgatgaagtagtgaatcccttctcacactgagagcatgtgaatggcctctccccagtgtgaactcgctggtgtttccgcagtctggataactcagtgaatcccttgccaaactgagagcaggtgaacggcctcttcccagtgtgaactcgctggtgtaactgcagggtggataaccgactgaatcccttctcacacacagagcaggtgaacggcctctccccagtatgactgcgccgatgaacttccagctgagatggaaccctgaatcccttcccacagtccccacatttccaccgtttctccatgttttgggtattCTTCTTTCTCTCCAGGTTTGACCTGTCAGTTGAAGCCTcgatcacacacagaacacgtgtacggtctctctaaggggctggtttagctcattgggctaaatcgctggcttttaaagcagaccaaggcaggccagcagcacggttcaattcctgtaccagcctccccgaacaggcgccggaatgtggcgactaggggcttttcacagtaacttcattgaagcctacttgtgacaataagcgattttcatttcattttcatttcattcattttccccgctgtgaatggtgccatgttttttcaggctgtgtaactggttaaagctctttccacagtcagtgctctggaacacactcactcgggtgcgtgtgtcttggtgcttttccagtcacactgatggttaaaatcttttgaagccgacagaacagacaaacatttctccttcgagattcaaaggccgatgatattcagttccaaggaattgagagactcagtcagatcgagaagtaaagtttgagatttctgtctgtaattcctcctcttcgtctaatatcctgtaaaaacaatttacaaaagacatcactgtcagtacaggatagaaattcagaaccaaCCATTCTAGTTTcgagagaacattctttcctctctcattccccaaaagctgtaaatctccgtcccacacactctccttccattctcactctgctgcatctaatattcaccctcccaattctcctgaaggtgccgattcaggctgattgacagatccatgctcactgcttcctgtcctctgcacagagatcataacaaatacgagctgcagttggccattcggcccatcgagcctgctcgtctattctgtgggatcattggccgatctatgtcagcgacattctgcgtgttactgaccagaggctgagtgtgctgactcaatatctgtgagctcatgaggccaagctgtaaaacaccatgaagaggcttgatgatccggaggagagaatcctgaaagttgagcaagatgcctcctcggcggaggcaagaattcaatccttggaaaaccggctgagtggtgtggtggactcctggagaactTGGCGAACTGAGGGTCAGAGAccgaacatccgagtcgtcggcctgccagaaggtgtggagggtgaggctcccattaggttcttcgaggaccggctgccacgttttctcaagctggatgtgaagcctgggcatttcaaattagaaagggccttggatcctgtctttgaggccgagggatagttttcatcccaggtctgtaatcattcacttccacagcttgaaagatcaccagagggtcctggagatgggCAAGGTGAGGTGAGACCTTGCTCCCACCTCACCTTTCAGTGAATTATGTCGCTTTGTCCTGTGATCCTGAAATTGTATCCAACaattccgtcaagtctttcaataatccgactactgccttggCATTCGCTAAATCCATGAAGGGGAAGAATTGGAGCGATGATTTGCAGCCCAGACTAACTGaggctctaatccggactctttccctatcttggtgttgtctgaatttgttatcttttatcctgttgaagggagttgttattctgtgagggccgattgaatgtcttcttctcctcgagtgttccagggactcgtattatcttatctcagttatggtagatgtgtcgtgtgcttattatccgccgtctttcttctattatccgagcgttaatcgtggcagaaccgagtggcgccattgccaaagggtgggtggtggtggatgcaggtcttcacgggtgggtctaaaatgtgggagggacattcgatccccattcccttgttggcccttcttttcttctcctcattttggagaaggtatcctgagggtaacgacagtctggccgtggggttaatcctccgggtcctcagtcttattgaggaatgtccccttggatctattgtggtggtgattcttttgtatttttgttattatgggagggtttatgtgttgttgactttatcctactctggtacagacggggcttttatccgtgaaaggagcagtttgtggagactttggtgcctctggtgtaaagtgagttggaggagggggtaatggcgcacgcccgattgaggcgtgaaaatctgttcctgttctctctgtcatctaactaatggcggcagttaatctgcaaattttctcagggaatgtacggggcatccatcaccctatcagaaggaaaaagataatctcctttcttaaggagaaagtcgacataaccTTAGTACAGAAAATTCATCTGGATGATGGGGAACAGTTCTGGTCAGCCTATTcttggaaggatattgttaaactagaaagagtgcag
This portion of the Scyliorhinus torazame isolate Kashiwa2021f chromosome 5, sScyTor2.1, whole genome shotgun sequence genome encodes:
- the LOC140422182 gene encoding uncharacterized protein; translation: MEKRWKCGDCGKGFRVPSQLEVHRRSHTGERPFTCSVCEKGFSRLSTLQLHQRVHTGKRPFTCSQFGKGFTELSRLRKHQRVHTGERPFTCSQCEKGFTTSSSLLTHQRVHTGERPFTCSQCEKGFSRLSSLQTHQRVHTGGRPFTCSQCEKGFTQLSVLQTHQRIHTGERPFTCSQCEKGFAQLSNLRIHQRVHTGEKPFACSQCEKGFTTSSSLQRHHRDHSGERPFTCSQCEKGFAQLSNLRIHQRVHTGERPFTCSQCEKGFTTSSSLRRHQRVHTGERPFTCSVCEKGFTRLSNLQRHQRVHTGEKALTCS